One window of Caldisericum exile AZM16c01 genomic DNA carries:
- a CDS encoding RtcB family protein gives MEFKRVSPYKFVVEKHGNMRVDALLISSDKLIQYVEKDKALEQLLWVATLPGIVKYSIGMPDIHQGYAFPIGGVGAFFYDGGVVSPGGVGFDINCGVRVIKTNLKYDYIKDSLEELGKTLFKMIPAGLGSTSDYTFSIEESKRAMKLGLEWAVEKGFAKEEDIENIEDNGRLEADPDCVSRHAIERGREEFGTLGAGNHFLEVDKVVEIYDKDLANAWGLYEGQIVVWMHTGSRGLGHQIATDYLDLMRPKMEKFGFKLVDRDSVYFPIQEDLSQRYLLAMGSAANFAWVNRQVLTYFVRKAFSKVFGMDYEKLGMEILYDVAHNIAKQEQYEVNGKLETLLVHRKGATRSFPKGHPKLKGKFKETGQPVLLPGDMKRGSYILVGSEKSIKETFGSVAHGAGRVLSRHQAVKQITFEDVQKELQREGILLYTNDKVVAREEAPLAYKSIDLVVEPIVNEGLANLVARSKPLIVIKG, from the coding sequence ATGGAATTTAAAAGAGTAAGCCCTTACAAGTTTGTTGTTGAAAAGCACGGAAACATGAGGGTTGATGCGCTTCTCATTTCTTCGGATAAGTTAATTCAGTATGTGGAAAAGGATAAGGCGCTTGAACAACTTCTCTGGGTTGCAACTTTACCTGGTATTGTTAAATATTCAATTGGTATGCCTGATATTCATCAAGGATATGCTTTTCCTATTGGAGGCGTTGGTGCGTTTTTTTATGATGGAGGAGTTGTTTCGCCTGGTGGGGTTGGTTTCGATATTAATTGTGGAGTGAGAGTCATAAAAACGAACTTAAAATACGATTACATTAAGGATTCACTAGAAGAACTTGGAAAAACATTATTTAAGATGATTCCTGCAGGTTTAGGCTCAACTTCTGACTATACATTTAGCATAGAAGAATCAAAAAGAGCGATGAAATTAGGGCTTGAATGGGCTGTTGAAAAGGGTTTTGCAAAAGAAGAAGACATTGAGAACATTGAAGATAATGGAAGGCTCGAGGCGGATCCCGATTGTGTAAGCAGGCATGCAATAGAGCGTGGACGTGAAGAGTTTGGGACGCTTGGTGCAGGAAATCATTTCCTTGAAGTGGACAAGGTGGTGGAAATATACGATAAAGATCTTGCAAATGCGTGGGGCTTGTATGAGGGTCAAATTGTTGTTTGGATGCATACGGGTTCACGTGGTCTTGGACATCAAATTGCAACCGACTACCTTGATTTGATGCGGCCAAAGATGGAGAAGTTTGGATTTAAGTTGGTCGATAGAGATTCAGTGTATTTTCCAATTCAAGAAGACTTATCTCAAAGGTATCTTCTTGCAATGGGTAGTGCGGCAAATTTTGCTTGGGTAAATAGACAGGTTCTTACATATTTTGTTAGGAAGGCTTTCAGTAAAGTTTTTGGAATGGACTATGAGAAACTTGGCATGGAGATACTTTATGATGTTGCGCATAATATTGCAAAACAGGAGCAATATGAAGTAAACGGAAAGTTGGAAACATTACTTGTACATCGAAAAGGAGCAACTCGATCATTTCCCAAAGGGCATCCAAAATTAAAAGGCAAATTTAAAGAAACAGGGCAACCGGTCCTTCTCCCTGGCGACATGAAAAGAGGCTCTTACATTCTAGTTGGGAGTGAAAAATCCATAAAAGAGACATTCGGGAGCGTTGCACATGGTGCAGGAAGGGTTTTAAGCAGACACCAAGCGGTAAAACAAATTACTTTTGAAGACGTCCAAAAAGAACTTCAAAGAGAAGGAATTTTACTTTATACAAATGATAAAGTTGTTGCAAGAGAAGAAGCGCCTCTTGCATACAAAAGTATTGATCTTGTCGTTGAGCCAATTGTAAATGAAGGACTTGCAAATCTTGTTGCACGTTCCAAACCACTTATCGTGATAAAAGGATGA
- a CDS encoding deoxyribonuclease IV, with amino-acid sequence MKLGAHVSISGGIDKAPLYGEEATCDVIQIFSKNQMQWVIPPISEFVAEKFIKNSKSKKIEAISIHASYLLNLASPDNNIRKKSIKDLAHELERADLLHIKYVVFHPGAHLGSGEEKGLKTIAESIKEVFETSNSKESTLLIETTAGEGTHLCYRFEHIRDIFDVTQNFIDRLGVCFDTCHVFQAGYDIRTEESFRKVLHTFDEVIGLKYLKLFHLNDSKKDLGARVDRHEEIGLGKIGLEAFRFLVNNPLFKDLGGILEIPGNIEGYKRNLITLRRLISGHNLHER; translated from the coding sequence ATGAAATTAGGTGCACACGTTTCAATAAGCGGTGGAATAGATAAGGCCCCACTCTACGGAGAGGAAGCAACTTGCGATGTCATTCAAATATTTTCAAAGAACCAGATGCAATGGGTTATACCGCCTATTAGTGAATTTGTTGCCGAAAAATTTATTAAAAATTCAAAATCTAAAAAAATTGAGGCAATATCGATTCATGCTTCGTATCTTCTTAACCTTGCAAGCCCAGATAATAACATAAGGAAAAAGTCGATAAAAGATCTTGCTCATGAATTAGAAAGAGCAGATTTACTTCATATAAAGTATGTTGTCTTTCATCCTGGCGCTCACCTTGGAAGCGGTGAAGAGAAAGGACTTAAAACAATTGCAGAATCAATTAAAGAAGTTTTCGAAACCTCTAATTCCAAAGAGAGCACTCTTCTTATTGAGACAACTGCAGGCGAAGGAACTCACCTTTGTTATAGATTCGAACATATTAGAGATATTTTTGATGTTACTCAAAACTTTATAGATAGACTTGGTGTTTGCTTTGATACGTGCCATGTGTTTCAGGCAGGATACGACATAAGGACAGAAGAAAGTTTTAGAAAAGTGCTTCATACATTTGATGAAGTTATTGGGCTTAAATATCTTAAGCTATTTCATCTAAATGATTCAAAGAAAGATTTAGGTGCAAGAGTTGACCGTCATGAAGAAATTGGGCTTGGGAAAATTGGACTTGAAGCATTTAGATTTCTTGTTAATAATCCTCTTTTTAAAGATTTAGGGGGTATTCTTGAAATCCCAGGAAATATAGAGGGGTATAAAAGAAATTTAATTACTTTACGGAGGTTAATAAGTGGGCACAATTTACACGAACGTTAA
- a CDS encoding YggS family pyridoxal phosphate-dependent enzyme, which translates to MGTIYTNVKSLLQELEGKAKLLLATKERTVQEIQQAIEAGARIFGENYLQEAEEKIKQIGHSVEWHFIGSIQKRKIKKIVELFDVIESVDSIEVAKIIDKFSKEYGKIMPVLIEVNSGKEPQKSGVMPDDVLNVSKAIKELKNIRLVGLMTMGPNLPNPEDLRPYFRLTYELFEELKSLGLFDVDEPILSMGMSSSYKVAIEEGANLVRIGTLVFGERKKKVI; encoded by the coding sequence GTGGGCACAATTTACACGAACGTTAAATCATTACTTCAGGAACTTGAGGGCAAGGCTAAATTATTGCTAGCAACAAAAGAAAGAACAGTTCAGGAAATTCAGCAAGCTATTGAAGCAGGTGCAAGAATCTTTGGAGAAAACTACTTGCAAGAGGCGGAGGAAAAAATAAAGCAAATAGGTCATTCTGTGGAATGGCATTTTATAGGTTCGATTCAAAAAAGAAAAATAAAGAAGATCGTAGAACTTTTTGATGTGATTGAAAGCGTTGACTCAATTGAGGTTGCGAAAATTATAGACAAGTTTTCTAAAGAATACGGTAAGATAATGCCCGTTCTTATAGAAGTGAATTCTGGAAAAGAGCCTCAAAAGAGTGGTGTTATGCCTGACGATGTATTAAATGTTTCAAAGGCGATAAAAGAATTAAAAAATATAAGACTTGTAGGCCTTATGACAATGGGCCCAAATCTTCCGAATCCAGAAGATCTTAGGCCTTATTTTCGTTTAACTTACGAACTTTTTGAGGAACTGAAAAGTTTAGGCCTTTTTGATGTAGATGAACCAATTCTTTCGATGGGTATGTCAAGTTCGTATAAAGTTGCAATTGAAGAAGGTGCAAATCTTGTAAGAATTGGGACTCTTGTATTTGGTGAGCGAAAAAAGAAAGTTATTTAA
- the rlmN gene encoding 23S rRNA (adenine(2503)-C(2))-methyltransferase RlmN, with protein sequence MKKDIKNLTLKELEGFFSSLNEKKYRAKEVFNAIYKEKRENFSEITTLSKELRKTLDNIFYITTFKEVSRKTSKDDATKFVFELSDKRLIESVLIKNTNNIGRTWFTACLSTQVGCSMACQFCATGKMGLIRNLEAGEIVEQFLQLEKISPVSNIVFMGMGEPLLNYENVKKAIEILTDENGRELGKRRITISTSGITPMIYKLADEIPSVKLAISLHAAIQRKRDSLMPGLKNYPLNKLKEALIYYNERTGNTVTLEYLLIDNVNDTKSDAEALLKFSRDLKFVKVNLIHYNEIPSISFKPSKKEIEFQKFLLSNGLRTTLRLSKGTDVSAACGQLATNSKESLQFKI encoded by the coding sequence ATGAAAAAAGATATAAAAAACTTAACACTCAAAGAACTGGAGGGATTCTTTTCATCTTTAAATGAAAAAAAATATAGAGCAAAAGAGGTATTTAATGCAATCTATAAGGAAAAAAGAGAAAATTTTTCAGAGATCACAACACTAAGCAAGGAACTTCGTAAAACTCTTGATAATATTTTTTATATTACGACGTTCAAAGAAGTATCAAGGAAAACTTCGAAAGATGATGCAACAAAGTTTGTTTTCGAGTTAAGTGACAAAAGACTCATAGAAAGCGTTTTAATTAAAAATACGAATAACATTGGTCGCACATGGTTTACTGCATGTTTATCAACACAAGTTGGCTGTTCTATGGCTTGTCAATTCTGCGCAACAGGAAAAATGGGACTTATCAGGAATCTTGAAGCAGGAGAAATTGTTGAGCAGTTTTTACAGCTTGAGAAAATAAGTCCGGTTTCAAATATCGTTTTTATGGGAATGGGAGAGCCACTCCTCAATTACGAGAACGTAAAAAAGGCAATCGAAATTTTAACCGATGAAAACGGAAGAGAACTGGGAAAAAGACGAATAACAATTTCAACTTCAGGTATCACACCAATGATTTATAAACTTGCAGACGAAATTCCATCAGTAAAACTTGCAATATCATTACATGCAGCGATTCAAAGAAAAAGAGATTCTCTAATGCCCGGACTTAAAAATTATCCCCTGAATAAATTAAAGGAAGCGCTAATTTACTATAACGAAAGGACCGGAAATACTGTAACCTTGGAATATCTTCTAATAGATAATGTAAATGACACAAAGTCTGATGCAGAAGCACTCTTAAAATTTTCAAGGGATCTAAAATTTGTTAAAGTAAATCTCATTCACTATAACGAAATCCCTTCTATTTCCTTCAAGCCTTCAAAAAAAGAAATTGAGTTTCAAAAATTCCTTTTATCAAATGGGTTACGAACAACTTTGAGGCTTTCAAAAGGAACGGATGTTTCCGCCGCTTGCGGTCAACTTGCAACAAACTCAAAAGAAAGTCTTCAGTTTAAGATTTAA
- a CDS encoding oxamate carbamoyltransferase subunit AllH family protein gives MKVISVGDKIDLEFKILGIHSSFAHAINLYTDSGLVFLVSEDIGAGPNSVVVQSDTIEEIFINELKEALLHHSPVIYDSTFSLPHKDIDFILKNIVKVKNILKQYSQPLSSAFLIDPSRKIYFKGSFNLNLVDKLENYFNRLINFDFSSIHILKGLGYGFTPQGDDLIEGFLSAMYLYERLFEIDLSEIRNTIFILAQTQNEVSNTFLYFTSLGFFYERFKNVLLSLFTGQNLEQSVLKMLSFGETSGADILTGFVKGFEKLLEGGKKLWQ, from the coding sequence ATGAAGGTAATCTCAGTGGGCGACAAAATAGATTTAGAATTTAAGATTTTAGGTATCCATTCCTCATTTGCGCATGCTATCAATCTTTATACTGATAGTGGATTGGTTTTTTTGGTTTCAGAAGATATCGGTGCTGGTCCTAATTCAGTTGTTGTTCAAAGCGACACAATTGAAGAGATTTTTATTAACGAATTGAAGGAAGCACTATTGCATCATAGCCCCGTTATATATGATTCAACTTTTTCATTACCGCATAAAGATATTGATTTTATACTGAAAAACATCGTTAAAGTCAAAAACATTTTAAAACAATATTCTCAGCCTTTAAGTTCAGCTTTTCTTATCGATCCGTCAAGAAAGATTTATTTTAAGGGATCATTTAATTTGAATTTAGTAGATAAATTAGAGAATTATTTCAACCGTTTAATAAACTTTGATTTTAGTTCGATTCATATTCTAAAAGGGTTAGGCTATGGTTTTACACCGCAAGGAGATGACCTAATCGAGGGATTTTTGTCTGCGATGTATTTGTATGAAAGGTTGTTTGAAATAGATCTTTCTGAAATTCGCAACACTATATTTATTCTTGCACAAACGCAGAATGAGGTTTCTAACACCTTTCTTTATTTCACATCACTCGGATTTTTCTATGAGAGATTCAAAAATGTTCTATTATCTCTTTTTACTGGGCAAAATTTAGAGCAGAGTGTTTTGAAGATGTTATCCTTTGGCGAAACCTCTGGTGCGGATATTCTCACAGGTTTTGTTAAAGGGTTTGAAAAACTTTTAGAAGGAGGCAAAAAATTATGGCAGTAA
- the fdrA gene encoding acyl-CoA synthetase FdrA yields MAVKGMLKKGEYYDSVTLMLVQKDALNIPGVEDAAIVMGTLQNKSILENSGMLLEEFKSATDSDLLIVIKGKDEETVNKALSEVEKILKKSRSKSEETQDYVPRSLDGALKVMGDANLVLISVAGKYAGDEAIKALSKDLHVMIFSDNVPKEKALLAKKIGYEKGLLVMGPDCGTAIINGAPLGFANVVERGDIGIVSAAGTGLQEVSSIISNVGGGISQAIGTGGIDMKEYYGGLSFLTGLKALIEDIDTKVIVLISKPPHESVLQKLKEVLKNNKKPVVGCFLGAPNELVENLGAYPVSTLEEAALLAVSLSKGTSFDSFKKEIEEREEVIKKEAHELAKQLKHGQKYFRGLFQGGTLAYETELILTDMIGEVYSNVPLRPEFKLKDSWKSEKHTIVDLGEDEFTVGRPHPQIDFQLRNKRILEEAKDKEVAVIYLDVVIGYGTNMHPIEDLVPVIEEVKKTSDAIVIVNVTGTDKDPQNKRALITALKNASAHVYERNAYASKVAGYVIKEIGG; encoded by the coding sequence ATGGCAGTAAAAGGCATGTTGAAAAAAGGCGAATACTATGATTCAGTAACATTGATGCTTGTTCAAAAAGACGCTTTAAATATCCCTGGAGTTGAAGATGCCGCCATTGTGATGGGAACGTTACAAAATAAATCAATTCTTGAGAATTCAGGAATGTTACTTGAAGAATTTAAAAGCGCAACCGATTCTGACCTTTTGATAGTCATTAAGGGCAAAGATGAAGAAACTGTAAATAAGGCACTCTCTGAAGTGGAAAAAATACTTAAGAAAAGTAGATCGAAGTCTGAAGAGACTCAGGATTATGTGCCAAGGAGTTTGGATGGTGCTTTAAAGGTAATGGGAGATGCGAATTTAGTGCTTATATCTGTTGCAGGCAAATACGCTGGAGATGAGGCAATTAAGGCACTTTCAAAAGACTTGCATGTAATGATATTTTCCGACAATGTGCCAAAAGAAAAAGCACTTCTTGCAAAGAAAATTGGTTACGAAAAAGGTCTTCTCGTTATGGGACCAGACTGTGGAACCGCAATTATAAATGGTGCACCTCTTGGATTTGCAAACGTAGTTGAGAGAGGCGATATAGGGATTGTATCTGCAGCGGGAACTGGTCTTCAGGAAGTTTCTTCAATCATTTCAAATGTTGGTGGAGGCATATCCCAAGCAATCGGAACAGGCGGAATAGACATGAAGGAATATTATGGTGGATTGTCGTTCCTTACCGGTCTTAAAGCCTTAATTGAAGATATAGATACAAAGGTAATTGTTCTTATCTCAAAACCGCCACATGAAAGTGTCCTCCAGAAACTCAAAGAAGTTCTAAAGAATAACAAGAAACCTGTTGTTGGATGTTTTCTTGGTGCACCAAATGAATTAGTTGAAAATCTTGGTGCGTATCCTGTCTCAACTCTTGAAGAAGCGGCACTTCTTGCAGTAAGCCTTTCAAAAGGAACTTCCTTTGACTCTTTCAAGAAGGAAATTGAAGAAAGAGAAGAGGTAATTAAGAAAGAAGCACATGAACTTGCAAAACAACTCAAACATGGTCAGAAGTATTTTAGAGGGCTTTTTCAGGGCGGAACACTGGCTTATGAAACGGAACTAATACTAACCGATATGATAGGAGAGGTGTATTCTAATGTTCCACTTAGACCTGAATTTAAACTTAAGGATTCTTGGAAGAGCGAAAAACACACAATCGTTGACCTTGGAGAAGATGAGTTTACGGTAGGCAGACCTCACCCCCAAATTGATTTCCAGCTGAGAAATAAAAGAATTCTTGAAGAAGCAAAGGATAAAGAGGTAGCTGTGATTTATCTTGATGTGGTAATTGGTTATGGAACTAATATGCATCCCATTGAAGACCTCGTGCCTGTGATTGAGGAAGTTAAGAAGACAAGTGATGCAATTGTAATTGTTAATGTTACCGGGACAGATAAGGATCCTCAGAACAAAAGAGCACTTATTACTGCATTAAAAAATGCGTCTGCACATGTCTATGAAAGAAATGCCTATGCATCTAAAGTAGCAGGTTACGTAATAAAGGAAATTGGAGGTTAA
- a CDS encoding YlbE family protein produces the protein MSKVNELFKSELKVINIGLTAFADSLRATGYKVVHVDWSPPAFGEDVREALDKFNEIVISKKVDIEKANEEAFKRLVSARPKLVRMGKALDLIPGMKSNMLLHAGPPVTWDRMCGPMKGAVLGAILYEGWAENLEDAEKLAQSGKIEFSPCHHHQAVGPMAGVVSPSMPVFEIVNETYGNKAYTNMNEGLGKVLRMGAYSKEVIERLKWMESVLYPTLSRAIEYLGGIDLKNILAQALHMGDEGHNRNRAATSILFRQLAPAIVKTTSDTDVVERVLKFIDGNDHFFLNLSMATAKASLDAARNIEGSTMVVVMARNGTDFGIQVSGLGDEWFTAPAEVPPNALYFPGFTKEDANPDIGDSSITETAGWGGFAIAAAPAIVQFTGGTPQEAINKTKMMYEITIGENTTYQVPYLNFRGTPTGIDVKAVVEKGIPPFIDTGIAHKMPGIGQVGAGLVDAPMEVFKKALIAFVKKYS, from the coding sequence ATGAGCAAGGTGAACGAACTATTTAAAAGTGAACTTAAGGTTATAAATATTGGACTAACTGCATTTGCTGACAGCCTAAGAGCAACGGGCTATAAAGTTGTCCACGTTGACTGGTCTCCACCAGCTTTTGGTGAGGATGTAAGAGAGGCACTCGACAAATTTAACGAAATAGTAATATCTAAAAAAGTGGATATAGAAAAAGCAAATGAAGAGGCTTTTAAAAGGCTTGTTTCTGCAAGACCAAAACTTGTAAGGATGGGCAAGGCTCTTGATCTTATACCTGGCATGAAGAGTAATATGTTATTACATGCTGGTCCCCCTGTTACATGGGATAGAATGTGCGGTCCAATGAAAGGAGCAGTCCTTGGTGCGATTTTATACGAAGGATGGGCAGAAAACCTTGAAGACGCTGAAAAGCTTGCTCAATCTGGAAAAATTGAATTTTCACCATGTCATCATCATCAGGCTGTTGGTCCAATGGCGGGTGTTGTTTCCCCCTCAATGCCGGTTTTTGAAATTGTTAATGAGACCTACGGCAATAAAGCCTATACAAACATGAATGAAGGACTTGGAAAAGTTCTTAGAATGGGCGCTTATTCAAAAGAAGTAATTGAAAGATTAAAGTGGATGGAATCGGTCCTATATCCAACCTTATCAAGGGCAATCGAGTACCTTGGCGGAATTGACCTTAAAAATATTCTTGCCCAAGCCCTTCATATGGGTGACGAAGGACATAATAGAAACAGGGCAGCAACGTCTATTTTATTTAGGCAACTTGCACCTGCAATTGTGAAAACAACGTCCGATACAGATGTTGTAGAACGTGTTCTTAAATTCATTGACGGAAATGATCATTTCTTCCTCAATTTATCTATGGCAACAGCGAAGGCAAGTCTTGACGCTGCAAGGAATATTGAAGGTTCCACAATGGTTGTCGTAATGGCAAGGAATGGAACAGATTTTGGTATTCAGGTTTCTGGCTTAGGGGACGAATGGTTTACTGCACCTGCAGAAGTTCCACCTAATGCACTATACTTCCCTGGATTTACCAAGGAAGATGCAAATCCAGATATTGGTGATAGTTCTATAACAGAAACAGCAGGGTGGGGTGGCTTTGCAATTGCTGCAGCACCTGCAATTGTTCAATTCACTGGCGGTACACCTCAAGAAGCAATTAACAAGACAAAGATGATGTATGAAATAACAATTGGTGAAAACACTACATATCAAGTTCCTTATCTTAATTTTAGAGGCACACCTACGGGCATTGATGTGAAGGCCGTGGTTGAGAAAGGAATCCCTCCTTTTATTGACACGGGTATTGCTCACAAGATGCCTGGAATTGGACAGGTTGGTGCAGGACTCGTTGATGCACCAATGGAAGTATTTAAGAAGGCATTAATTGCTT